A genomic window from Elusimicrobiota bacterium includes:
- a CDS encoding efflux RND transporter permease subunit, with product MDLFIIFILLYMNTKSTVKSLIILMAVPFSLVGAIWFLYILGYNISIAVWVGMIALMGLDAETGVFMLMYLDMSYDDAVRRGKMNSYSDLEEAIIHGAVKRIRPKMMTVMAIFMGLIPIMWSMSTGSDVMKRIAAPMIGGVFTSFILELLVYPAIYATWKKRTLLQNYIR from the coding sequence ATGGACCTGTTTATTATTTTTATCCTGCTGTATATGAACACTAAATCAACAGTAAAATCCTTAATTATATTAATGGCTGTCCCTTTTTCGCTTGTCGGCGCAATCTGGTTCCTTTATATATTGGGTTATAATATTTCCATAGCAGTCTGGGTTGGCATGATAGCATTGATGGGTCTGGATGCTGAAACAGGTGTTTTTATGCTGATGTACCTGGATATGTCTTATGACGATGCTGTCCGCCGCGGAAAGATGAATTCATATTCTGACCTGGAGGAGGCAATTATCCACGGCGCTGTGAAAAGAATTCGGCCGAAAATGATGACCGTTATGGCGATTTTTATGGGCCTTATTCCTATTATGTGGTCCATGAGCACAGGGTCTGACGTAATGAAACGCATTGCCGCTCCGATGATTGGCGGTGTATTCACAAGTTTTATACTGGAACTGCTGGTTTACCCCGCCATATATGCCACCTGGAAGAAACGCACACTACTCCAAAATTATATACGGTAG
- a CDS encoding sigma-70 family RNA polymerase sigma factor → MDESLIKDIIGKAKNLDLSALEVLCEHFYHRIYNYIFFKVSSRPDAEDLTSEVFIRMVKSIAQQSGDFKTWLYKIASNMVIDHYRQKASIKKTMSRYEEFLQLDNQKSNNRNSGDYDNLFYALTQEQHEVVALRFVDGFNVSEISKIMQKSENAVKALQFRAMVTLREKFKKQPVNSLITFELLENQGVC, encoded by the coding sequence ATGGATGAAAGCCTTATAAAAGACATAATCGGCAAAGCTAAAAATCTTGACCTGTCTGCGTTAGAAGTGCTATGCGAGCATTTCTATCATCGGATTTACAATTATATTTTTTTTAAAGTTAGCAGCAGGCCTGATGCTGAAGATTTAACCAGCGAAGTTTTTATAAGAATGGTAAAAAGTATTGCTCAGCAGTCGGGCGATTTTAAAACGTGGCTTTACAAAATTGCATCAAATATGGTGATAGATCATTATCGGCAGAAAGCATCAATAAAAAAAACTATGTCACGATATGAAGAATTTTTACAGCTAGATAATCAAAAGAGTAATAACCGGAATTCAGGTGACTATGATAATTTGTTTTATGCTCTGACGCAGGAACAGCATGAGGTTGTAGCTTTAAGGTTTGTAGACGGTTTTAATGTTTCAGAAATATCAAAAATAATGCAGAAGTCAGAAAATGCAGTCAAAGCGCTGCAATTCAGAGCGATGGTTACTTTGAGGGAAAAATTCAAGAAACAACCCGTCAACAGCCTCATAACTTTTGAACTTTTAGAAAATCAGGGAGTGTGCTAG
- a CDS encoding MoxR family ATPase, giving the protein MEEGIREINEKVKKESMFIQELTAEIGKVIVGQDYIIERLLIGLLGNGHILIEGVPGLAKTLLIKTLSDCVQTKFQRIQFTPDLLPADIIGTLIFNQKSGEFTVKKGPIFANIILADEINRAPAKVQSALLEAMQERQITIGENTYKLDEPFLVLATQNPIEQEGTYPLPEAQVDRFMLKAKITYPDKEEERKIMDRMTVGTVPEAKKIISPKDIIKAREVVNQVYMDDKIKNYIIDIVFASRNPENYKLPDLKSTIAYGASPRATIYLTIASKAYAFLHSRGYVTPDDVKSVAMDVLRHRIILSYEAEAEELTSENVVKQILDSVEVP; this is encoded by the coding sequence ATGGAAGAAGGAATCAGGGAAATCAATGAGAAAGTAAAAAAAGAAAGCATGTTTATCCAGGAACTTACCGCGGAAATCGGCAAGGTAATCGTAGGGCAGGACTATATCATTGAAAGACTGCTTATAGGGCTTTTAGGAAACGGCCATATTTTAATTGAAGGCGTGCCCGGGCTGGCAAAAACCCTGCTGATTAAAACTCTTTCGGACTGCGTCCAGACAAAATTCCAAAGAATCCAGTTTACCCCGGACCTTTTGCCTGCAGATATAATAGGAACGCTTATTTTTAACCAAAAAAGCGGCGAGTTTACGGTTAAGAAAGGCCCTATATTTGCAAATATAATTCTCGCTGACGAAATCAACCGAGCGCCCGCAAAAGTCCAGTCGGCGCTGCTGGAAGCCATGCAGGAAAGGCAGATTACTATCGGTGAAAATACCTATAAACTGGACGAGCCTTTTCTCGTTCTTGCAACACAGAATCCCATTGAGCAGGAAGGGACCTATCCTCTGCCGGAAGCGCAGGTAGATAGGTTTATGCTTAAAGCAAAAATAACCTATCCGGATAAAGAGGAAGAACGTAAAATTATGGACCGGATGACTGTAGGTACCGTGCCGGAAGCAAAAAAAATAATCAGCCCAAAAGATATTATCAAAGCAAGGGAAGTTGTAAACCAGGTTTATATGGACGACAAAATTAAAAACTACATCATTGACATAGTTTTTGCCAGCCGCAACCCTGAGAATTATAAGCTTCCTGATTTGAAATCAACCATAGCTTACGGCGCCAGCCCCAGGGCGACAATTTACCTTACAATCGCCAGCAAAGCTTACGCATTCCTGCACAGCCGCGGGTATGTAACGCCGGATGACGTAAAATCCGTAGCAATGGATGTGTTGAGGCACAGAATAATTCTTTCCTACGAAGCAGAAGCTGAAGAACTTACGTCTGAAAATGTCGTAAAACAGATTTTGGATAGCGTAGAAGTTCCTTAA
- a CDS encoding DUF58 domain-containing protein gives MIPKEILKQIKRIQIRTGRMVNDVFAGQYSSVFKGRGMEFSEVREYQPGDEVRTIDWNVSARYGRPFVKKFTEERELTIMLLVDMSRSEKFGTKDKTKEEIAAEIASVLAFSAVKNNDKVGMIIFTDKIEKYIPPKKTITHILRIISEILYYKPENTGTDITVALEYLCRVQKKRATVFIISDFIDPKGYAHALRVAGRKHDLVAITLTDKREENIPAGYFYELTDGETGQRVVIDARNQDKVNEFIELARQERVKKEQLFKKSKIDFIPISTDKPYADPLLKFFYMRERRFR, from the coding sequence ATGATTCCTAAAGAAATTTTAAAACAGATAAAGCGTATTCAAATACGCACCGGCCGGATGGTAAATGATGTGTTTGCCGGACAGTATAGCAGTGTATTCAAAGGGCGCGGCATGGAATTCAGCGAAGTCCGCGAGTACCAGCCCGGAGATGAAGTAAGAACTATTGATTGGAACGTTTCCGCGCGTTACGGCAGGCCTTTTGTAAAGAAATTCACCGAAGAGCGCGAGCTTACCATTATGCTATTGGTGGATATGAGCCGTTCCGAGAAATTCGGCACGAAAGATAAAACAAAAGAAGAAATAGCCGCGGAAATAGCGTCCGTGCTGGCGTTTTCTGCCGTAAAAAATAATGACAAAGTCGGTATGATAATTTTTACCGATAAGATAGAAAAATACATCCCTCCTAAAAAAACAATTACACACATTTTAAGAATAATAAGCGAAATCCTTTATTATAAACCAGAAAACACCGGCACCGATATTACCGTGGCGCTGGAATACCTTTGCCGGGTCCAGAAAAAAAGAGCTACCGTGTTTATTATTTCGGATTTCATTGATCCGAAAGGTTATGCCCATGCGCTGAGGGTTGCGGGCAGAAAACATGACCTGGTTGCAATAACACTCACTGATAAAAGGGAAGAAAACATCCCTGCCGGTTATTTCTATGAACTTACAGACGGCGAAACAGGGCAGCGGGTTGTGATTGATGCAAGAAACCAGGATAAAGTAAATGAATTTATTGAGCTTGCAAGGCAAGAAAGGGTGAAAAAAGAACAGTTGTTTAAGAAATCAAAAATTGACTTTATCCCGATAAGTACGGACAAACCCTATGCGGATCCATTGTTAAAATTTTTCTATATGCGTGAAAGAAGGTTTAGGTAA
- a CDS encoding VWA domain-containing protein, translating into MRFANPVLLLFLLLIPAVVWYFVKKHKSSSILYPNIGLLSKVFPVDNQRNKILLIMRMCALVLLILAFARPQKGLVTSESSTKGIDIMLCIDTSSTMQALDFQPKNRLEVAKETAKDFIKARKHDRIGIVVFSGLSFTQCPLTLDHDALFEFLDKVQIGIAQMDGTAIGSAIMTCISRLKDSTGKSKVVILLSDGRNNMGEVDPITASKAAQSVDIKIYTIGIGVPGKALFPVQDPMFGLQYVYIPEELDEGMMTNIAEITGGKYFRAKTYGGFKDIFKQIDKLEKSEIKTDQYTEYGELYRFFLLPAFLLILAEIILAKTIFRKIP; encoded by the coding sequence ATGAGGTTTGCAAATCCGGTATTATTGCTGTTTTTATTGTTAATTCCGGCAGTTGTGTGGTATTTTGTAAAAAAACACAAGTCGTCATCTATTCTATACCCCAATATAGGGCTGTTAAGTAAAGTATTTCCTGTAGATAATCAAAGAAACAAAATTTTGCTGATTATGCGCATGTGTGCGCTTGTTCTTTTAATTCTTGCTTTCGCGCGGCCTCAAAAGGGTTTGGTAACCAGTGAATCCAGCACAAAAGGCATAGACATAATGCTTTGCATAGACACTTCATCAACCATGCAGGCGCTGGATTTTCAGCCGAAAAACCGCCTGGAAGTCGCAAAAGAGACCGCAAAAGATTTTATTAAAGCAAGAAAGCATGACAGGATAGGCATAGTTGTTTTTAGCGGGCTGAGTTTTACCCAATGCCCGCTCACTCTTGACCATGATGCGTTGTTTGAATTTTTGGATAAAGTCCAGATTGGCATCGCGCAGATGGACGGCACAGCCATTGGGTCGGCTATAATGACCTGCATAAGCCGCCTTAAAGACAGCACAGGAAAAAGCAAGGTTGTAATATTGCTCAGCGACGGCAGGAATAATATGGGCGAAGTGGACCCGATAACTGCCAGCAAGGCAGCGCAATCTGTTGATATAAAAATTTATACCATCGGCATAGGCGTTCCCGGCAAAGCCTTGTTTCCCGTACAGGATCCCATGTTCGGATTGCAATATGTGTATATTCCGGAGGAACTTGATGAAGGCATGATGACAAATATAGCTGAAATTACCGGCGGTAAATATTTCCGCGCCAAAACTTACGGTGGTTTTAAGGATATTTTCAAGCAGATAGACAAGCTCGAAAAATCAGAAATTAAAACTGACCAGTACACGGAATACGGTGAATTATACCGTTTCTTTCTTTTGCCGGCGTTTTTGCTGATATTGGCCGAGATAATTTTGGCCAAGACTATTTTTAGGAAAATACCATGA
- a CDS encoding VWA domain-containing protein, producing the protein MNFDARFYLYLAVFVIPAVLAGMAYLTRKYRNELKSFSDEKMYPVLFDVQVFKARKTKNILLVLVIFFLLLTLAGPRFGTKLVNIKRKSIDIIIALDCSKSMLAEDILPNRMSKVKDLFSILIDRLKENRIGVLAFSGVAFTQCPLTYDNNAAKMLLGMIDTNLIPFPGTSLGSAIKLATKSFGEDKYSNKVLVLLTDGEDHKSDPLDAAQEARDYGIRIFTVGIGTTRGEVIPMKDENGNTFEYKRNKKGEVVASKLDENTLMQIAQATDGKYYSLSYADTGVVEQLLDDLNNIEKKETKSGVYNLYEHRFQYTLLIAIVLLLIEMFIPEIKKQTPT; encoded by the coding sequence ATGAACTTTGACGCGAGGTTTTATTTATACTTGGCGGTTTTTGTCATTCCCGCAGTGCTGGCAGGGATGGCTTATTTGACAAGGAAATACAGGAACGAGCTCAAAAGCTTCAGCGACGAGAAAATGTACCCTGTTTTATTTGATGTACAGGTTTTCAAAGCAAGGAAAACGAAAAACATTCTGCTGGTTCTCGTTATTTTCTTTTTGCTTTTAACTCTTGCCGGGCCGCGGTTCGGCACAAAACTTGTCAATATAAAAAGGAAATCAATTGATATAATTATTGCGCTTGACTGCTCAAAGAGCATGCTTGCCGAAGATATCCTGCCAAATAGAATGTCAAAGGTTAAAGATTTGTTTTCGATATTGATAGACAGGCTTAAAGAGAACAGGATAGGCGTGCTAGCGTTCAGCGGGGTCGCCTTTACCCAGTGCCCGCTTACTTATGATAACAATGCCGCAAAAATGCTTCTTGGGATGATTGATACAAACCTGATTCCTTTTCCGGGGACATCCCTGGGTTCTGCCATAAAGCTTGCAACAAAAAGTTTCGGGGAAGACAAATATTCAAATAAAGTTCTTGTCCTGCTGACTGACGGTGAGGACCATAAAAGCGATCCTCTGGATGCCGCGCAGGAAGCCAGGGATTATGGAATAAGGATTTTTACTGTAGGTATCGGCACTACCCGGGGCGAAGTTATCCCGATGAAGGATGAAAATGGGAATACTTTTGAATATAAAAGAAACAAAAAGGGCGAGGTTGTCGCCAGTAAACTTGACGAAAATACTCTTATGCAGATTGCCCAGGCGACGGACGGTAAATATTATTCGCTTTCCTATGCCGATACCGGCGTGGTGGAACAGCTGTTGGATGATTTAAACAATATAGAGAAAAAGGAAACAAAAAGCGGTGTGTATAATTTGTATGAACATAGGTTCCAGTACACCCTGCTGATTGCGATTGTTTTGTTGCTGATAGAAATGTTTATCCCGGAAATAAAAAAACAAACCCCCACGTGA
- a CDS encoding tetratricopeptide repeat protein, which translates to MNKLTLTSVLIILNCSIIFAGAGSSVNKGNKFFRNNQFNEALSAYQNAQINDPSSPIVNYNMGDALYKLGSYEDALTEYNKALKIKDKKTKSKIYYNIGNTMYRLQKKDEAIANYKKTLELNSKDEDAKYNLQYLLQEMKQQKQQNKDGKDNKDNKDKQKQQQDQKNQQNKQDQQKQQQKQAGEKKEEKKKKYMSKEDVERLLQMSREQEKEAMKKKMKQAAPQLPKPDEDW; encoded by the coding sequence ATGAATAAATTAACCCTGACTTCTGTTTTAATTATTTTGAACTGCAGTATTATATTCGCCGGCGCTGGCAGCAGCGTGAACAAAGGGAATAAATTTTTTAGAAACAATCAGTTTAATGAAGCTCTTTCAGCCTATCAGAATGCCCAGATAAACGATCCCAGCTCACCAATAGTCAATTACAACATGGGAGATGCTTTATATAAGCTTGGCAGTTATGAAGATGCGCTGACCGAGTATAATAAAGCCCTCAAAATTAAGGACAAGAAAACTAAAAGCAAAATTTACTACAATATAGGCAATACAATGTACCGCCTCCAGAAAAAAGACGAGGCGATTGCAAATTATAAGAAAACTTTGGAATTAAATTCTAAAGATGAAGATGCGAAGTATAACCTGCAATACCTTTTACAGGAGATGAAACAGCAAAAACAACAAAACAAGGACGGTAAAGACAACAAGGACAATAAAGACAAACAGAAACAACAGCAGGATCAGAAAAACCAGCAAAACAAACAGGATCAACAGAAACAGCAGCAGAAGCAGGCAGGGGAGAAGAAAGAAGAAAAGAAGAAGAAGTATATGTCAAAGGAAGATGTTGAGCGGCTTTTGCAGATGTCGAGAGAGCAGGAGAAGGAAGCGATGAAGAAGAAGATGAAGCAGGCGGCGCCGCAGCTTCCAAAACCCGACGAAGACTGGTGA
- a CDS encoding BatD family protein, whose protein sequence is MKKILILIAILVFAFIQGAYAQNVNISASFDRNSAAVGEQITMQISVSGDTNDIPEPKLPGIPDFNVYSSGRSQSVSIVNGKMSSSIAYNYVLSPTKPGKFTIGSATLVYKGQTYSTQPVEITVTASPQAAPAQLPAASAQNPSASQAQPAAASRELFVESSVDKKTAYVNEQITLSFKFFHRVSLLSQPQYSPSDTTGFLTEDLPPQKNYYTDINGQRYLITEVKTALFATSKGRYTVGSAQLRCTVNDNGQGGEDIFNQFFGGGKTIVLKSDPITVDVIDLPSQNKPQSFTGAVGKFNISASLDKSQTETNQPITLNVKISGNGSIKTITEPKASFQNFRKYDTITSLNIEKPNYIVSGSKVFKIVLMPLIAGNVTIPPVEFTYFDLAEKNYKTINTPSLSVSVKPGTSAPPPMPALSSGQGTQVLSQDIRYIKTKLSGALSSAPIYKSTFLFALQFIPGIFFLIFWRYNTYRQNLYKNTGLVRFTFAYKSALKKLKKLNLEIAALTPDKVSSRIFDILCSYLADKFNVSACGIISEEVRKKLQEKNVNPDAVAKIVILWEELQFVQYAPAQATQDKVNELLNNTTIVLKELEKEL, encoded by the coding sequence ATGAAAAAGATTCTAATACTAATAGCCATATTAGTTTTTGCATTTATTCAGGGTGCATATGCCCAGAATGTTAATATATCCGCTTCATTTGACAGGAATAGCGCCGCAGTCGGCGAGCAGATTACGATGCAGATTTCGGTTTCCGGTGATACAAACGATATCCCCGAACCGAAGCTTCCGGGTATTCCGGATTTCAATGTATATTCTTCAGGAAGAAGCCAGAGCGTTTCAATTGTTAACGGAAAGATGTCTTCTTCCATTGCTTATAATTACGTTTTAAGCCCTACCAAGCCGGGTAAATTCACTATCGGTTCAGCAACCCTTGTTTATAAAGGACAGACCTATTCAACCCAGCCTGTAGAGATTACGGTTACTGCATCGCCACAGGCGGCTCCTGCGCAATTGCCTGCAGCTTCAGCGCAAAACCCGTCAGCGAGCCAGGCACAGCCTGCCGCAGCTTCAAGAGAACTTTTTGTTGAATCTTCGGTTGATAAAAAAACCGCGTATGTTAATGAGCAGATAACTCTCAGTTTCAAATTTTTTCACCGGGTAAGCCTTCTTTCACAGCCTCAATACTCTCCGTCCGATACAACAGGTTTTCTCACGGAAGATTTGCCGCCGCAGAAAAATTACTATACCGATATTAACGGCCAGCGTTACCTTATTACAGAAGTAAAGACTGCTCTATTTGCTACATCAAAAGGCAGGTATACGGTTGGTTCGGCTCAGTTGAGATGTACAGTCAATGATAATGGGCAAGGCGGCGAAGATATTTTTAACCAGTTTTTCGGCGGGGGCAAGACGATAGTTTTGAAAAGCGATCCAATTACTGTTGACGTAATTGATTTGCCGTCACAAAACAAACCTCAAAGTTTCACCGGGGCTGTAGGCAAGTTCAATATTTCAGCCAGCCTGGACAAAAGCCAGACAGAAACCAACCAACCAATTACTCTCAATGTGAAAATAAGCGGAAACGGGAGTATTAAAACAATTACTGAGCCTAAAGCGTCATTTCAGAATTTTAGAAAGTATGACACTATAACGTCGCTTAATATCGAAAAGCCAAATTATATAGTTTCCGGTTCGAAAGTTTTCAAAATTGTGCTTATGCCGCTGATTGCCGGCAATGTTACAATCCCGCCGGTAGAATTTACTTATTTTGACCTTGCGGAAAAAAACTACAAAACTATAAATACTCCAAGTTTAAGCGTTTCTGTCAAACCCGGAACTTCTGCTCCGCCTCCTATGCCCGCGCTTTCTTCCGGCCAGGGAACCCAGGTGCTGTCGCAGGATATAAGGTATATTAAAACAAAATTATCCGGCGCGTTATCCTCTGCGCCTATTTATAAAAGCACTTTTTTATTTGCGTTGCAGTTTATTCCGGGTATTTTCTTTTTAATCTTCTGGAGATACAATACTTACAGGCAAAACCTTTATAAGAATACCGGCCTCGTAAGGTTTACATTTGCTTATAAATCCGCGCTAAAGAAATTAAAAAAACTTAATCTTGAAATAGCCGCATTGACGCCTGATAAAGTTTCCTCGCGGATATTCGATATATTATGTTCCTATCTGGCTGATAAATTTAATGTTTCTGCCTGCGGTATCATTTCAGAAGAGGTTAGGAAAAAACTGCAGGAGAAAAATGTAAACCCTGATGCTGTAGCAAAGATAGTAATTTTGTGGGAAGAATTGCAGTTTGTCCAGTATGCGCCTGCGCAGGCAACGCAGGATAAAGTCAACGAATTGCTGAATAATACAACTATAGTCCTGAAAGAACTGGAAAAAGAATTATGA
- a CDS encoding tetratricopeptide repeat protein gives MIKKLIFVISVLLLSYLTAFSAEDISKAVNDLFVQANKAYEQNNYDQAIALYENALGRYKINNDSIYYNLGNCYYRTNKIGKAVLNYELALKINPRDEDARYNLNYIRTLIKDIQDTNFIDKLYLLLTANELVLITLFVNICFFIFLWLFVHKKNPALKPYCLYIGIALLVLGFWAYNRVKDEKRVFAVVITTPCEVRSGPGKEYTAGLSVQEGKKVEILSRQEDWFAAGLHTEKYKGWLEKEKVELILSSPLKR, from the coding sequence ATGATAAAAAAACTTATATTTGTTATTTCTGTGCTCTTGTTGTCCTATCTAACTGCTTTTTCGGCAGAGGATATCTCAAAAGCCGTGAATGATTTATTTGTTCAGGCAAATAAGGCTTATGAACAGAACAACTATGACCAGGCCATAGCTTTATACGAAAATGCGCTGGGCCGGTACAAAATCAACAATGACTCAATCTACTACAACCTGGGCAATTGCTATTACAGGACCAATAAAATAGGCAAAGCTGTTCTGAACTATGAGCTTGCGCTGAAAATCAATCCGCGGGATGAAGATGCCAGGTATAACCTTAATTATATCAGGACGCTTATAAAAGATATCCAGGATACAAATTTCATTGACAAATTATATCTCCTGCTGACCGCAAATGAATTAGTCCTGATTACTTTATTCGTCAACATTTGTTTCTTTATATTTCTTTGGTTATTTGTGCATAAGAAGAATCCGGCATTAAAGCCTTATTGTTTATATATAGGAATTGCATTATTGGTGCTAGGTTTTTGGGCTTATAATAGGGTAAAGGATGAAAAGAGAGTTTTTGCTGTTGTGATTACAACCCCCTGCGAAGTCCGCAGCGGCCCCGGCAAGGAATATACCGCGGGTTTGTCTGTCCAGGAAGGCAAGAAAGTTGAAATTTTAAGCCGGCAGGAAGATTGGTTTGCAGCCGGCCTTCATACCGAGAAATACAAAGGCTGGCTGGAAAAAGAAAAGGTAGAGCTGATCCTGTCAAGCCCTTTAAAAAGGTAA